One genomic region from Euzebya tangerina encodes:
- a CDS encoding suppressor of fused domain protein: MTLVDHLEEFLGPITKGWHHTRDGTKLPFGVAMHEPGKIVDTAIFSTLGLSEFPLPSDMDRPIRHEFIMMVPDVFRPGPIPGFLQQAGMEVLSRDQPLLRGDTLGPYGDLFKDGISLMQAMYAAIPVYLPDEFAAYGDVALVWLLLVTRVEYEAIRQQGWEHFEDRLMEAQADMIDVWRWPVFDDPEHPRDS; this comes from the coding sequence ATGACGCTAGTTGATCACCTAGAGGAGTTCTTGGGCCCCATCACTAAGGGCTGGCATCACACCCGGGACGGCACCAAGCTGCCGTTCGGCGTGGCGATGCACGAGCCGGGGAAGATCGTCGACACGGCGATCTTCTCAACACTCGGCCTCAGCGAGTTCCCCTTGCCCTCCGACATGGATCGCCCCATCCGCCACGAGTTCATCATGATGGTGCCCGACGTGTTCCGGCCCGGGCCCATACCTGGCTTCCTCCAGCAGGCGGGCATGGAGGTGCTCTCGAGGGATCAGCCCCTCCTCCGAGGAGACACCCTGGGCCCGTATGGCGACCTGTTCAAGGACGGCATCTCGCTCATGCAGGCGATGTACGCCGCGATCCCCGTGTACCTGCCCGATGAGTTCGCAGCCTATGGGGACGTTGCACTTGTCTGGCTGCTCCTGGTCACGAGGGTCGAGTACGAGGCAATCCGCCAGCAGGGGTGGGAGCACTTCGAGGATCGACTCATGGAGGCCCAAGCCGACATGATCGATGTCTGGCGGTGGCCGGTCTTCGATGATCCGGAGCATCCACGGGACAGCTGA
- a CDS encoding tyrosine-type recombinase/integrase, translated as MSNKHDASRRLPDPRLEALTTSFGRHLRASTRTERTIELYGMAVRYLGEWAAREGVDPLTRDAVVGYLAYESGRVKPATVANRYRSLQQFFKWAYEEDELDVDVMARLKPPKVPEQPVPVLAAEDLARLLKVCEGKGFAQRRDAAIIRLFIDTGIRLSEMAGIGVADLDLDVDKVVWVTGKGGRERACPFGRKTVRAIDRYLRVRVDHAEADSGGLWLGTSSRGQMTKSGIAQVIRRRSEEAGIGHVHPHQFRHTFAGSMRRQGLDDDSLMRLAGWRSRDMLNRYGASVADSRARERYRNIAPGDAL; from the coding sequence GTGAGCAACAAACACGATGCGAGCAGGCGACTCCCAGACCCCCGTCTGGAGGCCCTCACGACGTCCTTCGGACGCCATCTGCGGGCCTCGACCAGGACCGAGCGGACCATTGAGCTGTACGGGATGGCGGTGCGCTACCTCGGAGAGTGGGCCGCCCGCGAAGGCGTCGATCCGCTCACCCGTGATGCTGTCGTCGGGTACCTCGCCTACGAGTCGGGCCGGGTCAAGCCCGCGACGGTGGCGAACCGGTACCGCTCGCTGCAGCAGTTCTTCAAGTGGGCGTACGAGGAGGACGAGCTCGACGTCGACGTGATGGCGCGGCTCAAGCCGCCCAAGGTGCCGGAGCAGCCGGTACCGGTGCTCGCCGCCGAGGATCTGGCACGGCTGCTGAAGGTGTGCGAGGGCAAGGGCTTCGCCCAGCGGCGGGACGCCGCGATCATCCGGCTGTTCATCGACACCGGGATCCGCCTGTCGGAGATGGCCGGGATCGGCGTCGCGGATCTCGATCTCGACGTGGACAAGGTGGTGTGGGTCACCGGCAAGGGCGGGCGCGAGCGGGCGTGCCCCTTCGGCCGCAAGACCGTCCGCGCCATCGACCGGTACCTCCGCGTCCGGGTCGATCACGCGGAGGCGGACAGCGGGGGGCTGTGGCTCGGCACGTCCTCGCGGGGCCAGATGACCAAGTCCGGGATCGCCCAGGTCATCCGTCGCCGCTCCGAGGAGGCGGGCATCGGCCACGTCCATCCCCACCAGTTCCGCCACACCTTCGCGGGCTCGATGCGCCGACAGGGCCTTGATGACGACTCGCTCATGCGTTTGGCCGGGTGGCGGTCCCGCGACATGCTGAACCGCTACGGTGCCTCGGTCGCGGACTCCCGTGCGAGAGAGCGCTACCGGAACATCGCCCCGGGCGACGCGCTCTAG
- a CDS encoding tyrosine-type recombinase/integrase: MATITKRPESAKPWQVRYRDEAGKSRSKQFRRKTDAEAFVVTMRADKLRGDWIDPDAGTITFREYAEEWRQVQMIRPTTAKSYESHLRRHAYPAIGDRQLRRIRPGDIQKWVKGLSEQLAPSTVAVIHGITFSIFKSAVRDQKIRSNPCDGTRLPEVVKKPVEPLTVAQVEAVRDAMPEHYRAAVTLAATTGLRIGEVFGLTMDRLDLGPDPVLTVDRQLAKVAGEPPFLGPPKRKASRREIPLPRTTVEALQAHIEAFSPESQKMPVRDAAHRLSEQSVSLVFTTGGRRPVARNTFSPTWRKAANAAGVPDATFHHLRHTYASLLIQHGESVKVVQARLGHATAGETLDTYRHMWPDSDDSTRAAVDGIFG, translated from the coding sequence GTGGCCACGATCACCAAGCGTCCCGAGAGCGCGAAGCCCTGGCAGGTCCGATACCGAGACGAAGCGGGCAAGTCGCGGTCGAAGCAGTTCAGGCGCAAGACGGACGCGGAGGCGTTCGTTGTCACGATGCGGGCTGACAAGCTCCGCGGCGATTGGATCGATCCCGATGCCGGGACCATCACCTTCCGCGAGTACGCGGAGGAGTGGCGCCAGGTGCAGATGATCCGTCCCACCACAGCGAAGAGCTACGAAAGCCATCTTCGTCGTCACGCCTACCCAGCTATCGGCGATCGCCAGCTCCGACGGATCCGGCCAGGCGACATCCAGAAGTGGGTGAAGGGACTCAGTGAGCAGCTCGCGCCCTCCACGGTGGCGGTGATCCACGGGATCACGTTCTCGATCTTCAAGAGCGCTGTGCGCGATCAGAAGATACGGAGCAATCCATGCGATGGGACACGCCTCCCCGAGGTCGTCAAGAAGCCCGTGGAGCCGCTCACGGTGGCGCAGGTGGAGGCGGTCAGGGACGCAATGCCTGAGCACTACCGCGCTGCTGTGACGCTCGCTGCCACAACGGGGCTACGGATCGGTGAGGTGTTCGGACTCACCATGGACCGCCTCGACCTCGGTCCCGATCCCGTGCTCACCGTCGACCGCCAGCTCGCGAAGGTAGCCGGAGAACCGCCGTTCCTGGGACCGCCGAAGCGGAAGGCGTCACGTCGAGAGATCCCACTCCCCCGCACCACCGTCGAGGCGCTACAGGCGCACATCGAGGCCTTCTCTCCTGAGTCTCAGAAGATGCCTGTCCGCGATGCAGCGCATCGGCTGAGCGAGCAGTCGGTCTCGCTCGTGTTCACCACCGGTGGCCGTCGACCAGTGGCGCGCAACACGTTCTCCCCCACATGGAGGAAGGCCGCGAACGCTGCAGGCGTGCCTGACGCCACGTTCCACCACCTGCGCCATACCTACGCCTCCCTGCTCATCCAGCACGGAGAGAGCGTGAAGGTGGTCCAGGCGCGCCTCGGTCACGCCACCGCGGGCGAGACCCTCGACACCTACAGACACATGTGGCCGGACTCCGACGACAGCACCCGAGCGGCCGTGGACGGCATCTTCGGATGA
- a CDS encoding helix-turn-helix transcriptional regulator, whose product MSPAASADRLLTLDEVASFLGIPKSTLYAWRSMSPKQGPRGIKVGKYVRVRQSELDRWLEEQAEDVEA is encoded by the coding sequence ATGAGCCCAGCAGCATCCGCAGACCGCCTTCTGACCCTCGATGAAGTCGCCAGCTTCCTCGGGATCCCCAAGTCCACCCTGTACGCGTGGCGCTCGATGTCACCGAAGCAGGGTCCCCGAGGGATCAAGGTCGGGAAGTACGTCCGCGTGCGCCAGTCAGAGCTTGATCGCTGGCTGGAGGAGCAGGCTGAGGACGTCGAGGCGTGA
- a CDS encoding zinc finger domain-containing protein: MWQTSLQIECPMCHAPEGHKCVNLRNPEQENRWPHTPRLEPPRAPDEVPLDWADTI; this comes from the coding sequence ATGTGGCAGACATCGCTTCAGATCGAGTGCCCGATGTGCCACGCGCCAGAAGGTCACAAGTGCGTGAACCTGCGCAATCCAGAGCAGGAGAACCGTTGGCCCCACACTCCTCGCCTGGAGCCTCCTCGTGCGCCTGATGAGGTTCCGTTGGACTGGGCCGACACAATCTGA
- a CDS encoding peptidoglycan recognition family protein encodes MRLPARGIHVHHSVTEASDYDPVLEPTDDPNGDMRTIERIGIQRFGYLSYSYAFHPSGVELEGMGTRIGAHTKDYNSTSFGFVLIGNYEIYEPTDPQLRAMARRARLLIEDGLLVEDFYLLPHQRRKATACPGKHMVSRLDDLLTIIRSPQEEPSVMPNPYQHLLKVTLPEPHGRWGKGTHWFHVSGTDAVHVRGVGLAYCQNVLKLPVIISTDGPGFLDAHALVFGTA; translated from the coding sequence ATGCGCCTCCCCGCTCGTGGGATCCACGTGCATCACAGCGTGACTGAGGCCTCGGACTATGACCCGGTCCTGGAGCCGACCGACGATCCCAATGGCGACATGCGCACGATCGAGCGGATCGGGATCCAGCGCTTCGGCTACCTCTCATACAGCTATGCCTTCCACCCCTCAGGCGTGGAGCTGGAGGGCATGGGCACCCGGATCGGCGCCCACACCAAGGACTACAACTCCACCTCCTTCGGCTTCGTCCTCATCGGCAACTACGAGATCTATGAGCCGACCGACCCGCAGCTCCGCGCCATGGCCCGCCGCGCCCGCCTGCTGATCGAGGACGGCCTCCTGGTCGAGGACTTCTACCTCCTACCGCACCAGCGACGGAAGGCCACCGCCTGCCCGGGCAAGCACATGGTCTCCCGCCTCGATGACCTGCTCACCATCATCCGCTCACCCCAAGAGGAGCCCAGCGTCATGCCCAACCCCTACCAGCACCTGCTCAAGGTCACCCTCCCCGAGCCACACGGCCGCTGGGGCAAGGGAACCCACTGGTTCCACGTCTCCGGCACCGATGCCGTCCACGTCCGAGGCGTCGGCCTGGCGTACTGCCAGAACGTCCTCAAGCTGCCCGTCATCATCTCCACCGACGGCCCTGGCTTCCTCGACGCCCACGCCCTGGTCTTCGGTACCGCGTAG